A single region of the Ziziphus jujuba cultivar Dongzao chromosome 10, ASM3175591v1 genome encodes:
- the LOC132799247 gene encoding F-box/FBD/LRR-repeat protein At1g13570-like isoform X1: MASKIYRNKYMASKIHRNKYTALKIPPSKCMLWRRLMSKGKTRKKGQILSAGPNKYVLDRLKEEVDEEDMISKLPWEILVSIMCLLSTDEAARMSVLSRRWRKIWNTSIRIMPRLSFFLDRGWFPDIRPRDLEKKMRKRIIEVHQVLKLHKAHTLYEFSLITFELTSRDSHHINAWLNFAAEKHVKELRLKLTSLMLYDASFIADNFHFLRVLYLEGIYITEDIVHRLFSNSPFLERFFLLNSDKLHRLSIVSAPNLKYLYIERCRGLQHLQISSSVENLGTIEINGGVNFESVNVSAPNLSHIILGIQSQVFKFDAYVTLLNQIKRLSIDVYADMISAAFRQIPEFSKLAHLELIMDNCSKITPIRCLLDILRAAPILKTFSFQDNKLSGHPAKDNALEWLHVHIPKKVELDQNHACDYLKVVKFDNFAGCKYEVEVLLHLLEYAVSVEKIFIGLMDSSTWRDPEEWGHDYEDKFDNQYEELCIECAQQLKTQILQMHPNVDVIIA; the protein is encoded by the exons GGACAAATATTATCCGCCGGGCCAAATAAGTACGTGTTGGATAGGCTGAAG GAAGAGGTAGACGAGGAAGATATGATAAgtaaattaccgtgggaaattcTGGTATCAATTATGTGTTTGTTGAGCACAGATGAAGCAGCAAGAATGAGTGTTCTTTCTAGGCGATGGCGTAAGATTTGGAACACTTCCATTCGGATTATGCCTAGGTTGAGTTTTTTTTTGGACAGAGGGTGGTTTCCGGATATTAGGCCACGTGATTTGGAAAAGAAGATGAGGAAGAGGATAATTGAGGTGCATCAAGTATTGAAATTGCACAAGGCACATACTCTGTATGAGTTTTCATTAATTACTTTCGAATTGACATCACGGGACTCTCATCATATCAACGCATGGTTGAATTTCGCTGCGGAAAAACATGTCAAAGAGCTCAGGCTGAAGCTTACTTCTCTTATGCTTTATGACGCCAGTTTCATAGCTGATAATTTTCATTTCCTCAGGGTTTTGTATTTGGAGGGAATATACATCACTGAAGACATTGTTCACCGTTTATTCTCCAACTCTCCCTTTCTAGAACGTTTCTTTCTTTTGAATTCCGATAAACTTCACAGGTTGAGCATTGTATCTGCTCCCAATCTTAAGTACTTGTATATAGAAAGATGCAGGGGGCTGCAACATCTACAAATCTCCTCTTCCGTGGAAAATCTTggtacaatagaaataaatggtGGTGTTAATTTTGAAAGCGTCAACGTATCTGCCCCAAATCTCTCCCACATAATTCTTGGCATACAATCTCAGGTCTTCAAATTCGACGCTTATGTCACCCtgcttaatcaaatcaaaagaCTTAGTATTGAT GTTTACGCGGATATGATTTCAGCAGCATTTCGTCAAATTCCTGAGTTTAGCAAGCTTGCACATTTGGAATTGATAATGGATAATTGTTCCAAAATTACACCAATTCGCTGTTTGCTGGATATTCTAAGGGCAGCTCCTATTTTGAAAACTTTCTCATTCCAG GATAACAAACTTTCTGGACATCCCGCGAAAGATAATGCCTTAGag TGGTTGCATGTGCATATACCTAAGAAGGTGGAGTTGGATCAGAACCATGCATGTGACTATCTTAAGGTGGTGAAGTTTGATAACTTTGCTGGGTGCAAATATGAAGTTGAAGTTTTGTTGCATTTACTCGAGTATGCTGTGTCAGTGGAGAAAATATTCATTGGCCTTATGGATTCAAGTACTTGGAGAGACCCAGAAGAGTGGGGGCATGACTATGAAGATAAATTTGATAATCAATATGAAGAACTCTGTATCGAGTGTGCCCAGCAATTGAAGACCCAAATACTCCAAATGCATCCCAATGTGGATGTAATTATAGCCTAA
- the LOC132799247 gene encoding F-box/FBD/LRR-repeat protein At1g13570-like isoform X4, whose protein sequence is MISKLPWEILVSIMCLLSTDEAARMSVLSRRWRKIWNTSIRIMPRLSFFLDRGWFPDIRPRDLEKKMRKRIIEVHQVLKLHKAHTLYEFSLITFELTSRDSHHINAWLNFAAEKHVKELRLKLTSLMLYDASFIADNFHFLRVLYLEGIYITEDIVHRLFSNSPFLERFFLLNSDKLHRLSIVSAPNLKYLYIERCRGLQHLQISSSVENLGTIEINGGVNFESVNVSAPNLSHIILGIQSQVFKFDAYVTLLNQIKRLSIDVYADMISAAFRQIPEFSKLAHLELIMDNCSKITPIRCLLDILRAAPILKTFSFQDNKLSGHPAKDNALEWLHVHIPKKVELDQNHACDYLKVVKFDNFAGCKYEVEVLLHLLEYAVSVEKIFIGLMDSSTWRDPEEWGHDYEDKFDNQYEELCIECAQQLKTQILQMHPNVDVIIA, encoded by the exons ATGATAAgtaaattaccgtgggaaattcTGGTATCAATTATGTGTTTGTTGAGCACAGATGAAGCAGCAAGAATGAGTGTTCTTTCTAGGCGATGGCGTAAGATTTGGAACACTTCCATTCGGATTATGCCTAGGTTGAGTTTTTTTTTGGACAGAGGGTGGTTTCCGGATATTAGGCCACGTGATTTGGAAAAGAAGATGAGGAAGAGGATAATTGAGGTGCATCAAGTATTGAAATTGCACAAGGCACATACTCTGTATGAGTTTTCATTAATTACTTTCGAATTGACATCACGGGACTCTCATCATATCAACGCATGGTTGAATTTCGCTGCGGAAAAACATGTCAAAGAGCTCAGGCTGAAGCTTACTTCTCTTATGCTTTATGACGCCAGTTTCATAGCTGATAATTTTCATTTCCTCAGGGTTTTGTATTTGGAGGGAATATACATCACTGAAGACATTGTTCACCGTTTATTCTCCAACTCTCCCTTTCTAGAACGTTTCTTTCTTTTGAATTCCGATAAACTTCACAGGTTGAGCATTGTATCTGCTCCCAATCTTAAGTACTTGTATATAGAAAGATGCAGGGGGCTGCAACATCTACAAATCTCCTCTTCCGTGGAAAATCTTggtacaatagaaataaatggtGGTGTTAATTTTGAAAGCGTCAACGTATCTGCCCCAAATCTCTCCCACATAATTCTTGGCATACAATCTCAGGTCTTCAAATTCGACGCTTATGTCACCCtgcttaatcaaatcaaaagaCTTAGTATTGAT GTTTACGCGGATATGATTTCAGCAGCATTTCGTCAAATTCCTGAGTTTAGCAAGCTTGCACATTTGGAATTGATAATGGATAATTGTTCCAAAATTACACCAATTCGCTGTTTGCTGGATATTCTAAGGGCAGCTCCTATTTTGAAAACTTTCTCATTCCAG GATAACAAACTTTCTGGACATCCCGCGAAAGATAATGCCTTAGag TGGTTGCATGTGCATATACCTAAGAAGGTGGAGTTGGATCAGAACCATGCATGTGACTATCTTAAGGTGGTGAAGTTTGATAACTTTGCTGGGTGCAAATATGAAGTTGAAGTTTTGTTGCATTTACTCGAGTATGCTGTGTCAGTGGAGAAAATATTCATTGGCCTTATGGATTCAAGTACTTGGAGAGACCCAGAAGAGTGGGGGCATGACTATGAAGATAAATTTGATAATCAATATGAAGAACTCTGTATCGAGTGTGCCCAGCAATTGAAGACCCAAATACTCCAAATGCATCCCAATGTGGATGTAATTATAGCCTAA
- the LOC132799247 gene encoding F-box/FBD/LRR-repeat protein At1g13570-like isoform X2: MASKIYRNKYMASKIHRNKYTALKIPPSKCMLWRRLMSKGKTRKKEEVDEEDMISKLPWEILVSIMCLLSTDEAARMSVLSRRWRKIWNTSIRIMPRLSFFLDRGWFPDIRPRDLEKKMRKRIIEVHQVLKLHKAHTLYEFSLITFELTSRDSHHINAWLNFAAEKHVKELRLKLTSLMLYDASFIADNFHFLRVLYLEGIYITEDIVHRLFSNSPFLERFFLLNSDKLHRLSIVSAPNLKYLYIERCRGLQHLQISSSVENLGTIEINGGVNFESVNVSAPNLSHIILGIQSQVFKFDAYVTLLNQIKRLSIDVYADMISAAFRQIPEFSKLAHLELIMDNCSKITPIRCLLDILRAAPILKTFSFQDNKLSGHPAKDNALEWLHVHIPKKVELDQNHACDYLKVVKFDNFAGCKYEVEVLLHLLEYAVSVEKIFIGLMDSSTWRDPEEWGHDYEDKFDNQYEELCIECAQQLKTQILQMHPNVDVIIA; the protein is encoded by the exons GAAGAGGTAGACGAGGAAGATATGATAAgtaaattaccgtgggaaattcTGGTATCAATTATGTGTTTGTTGAGCACAGATGAAGCAGCAAGAATGAGTGTTCTTTCTAGGCGATGGCGTAAGATTTGGAACACTTCCATTCGGATTATGCCTAGGTTGAGTTTTTTTTTGGACAGAGGGTGGTTTCCGGATATTAGGCCACGTGATTTGGAAAAGAAGATGAGGAAGAGGATAATTGAGGTGCATCAAGTATTGAAATTGCACAAGGCACATACTCTGTATGAGTTTTCATTAATTACTTTCGAATTGACATCACGGGACTCTCATCATATCAACGCATGGTTGAATTTCGCTGCGGAAAAACATGTCAAAGAGCTCAGGCTGAAGCTTACTTCTCTTATGCTTTATGACGCCAGTTTCATAGCTGATAATTTTCATTTCCTCAGGGTTTTGTATTTGGAGGGAATATACATCACTGAAGACATTGTTCACCGTTTATTCTCCAACTCTCCCTTTCTAGAACGTTTCTTTCTTTTGAATTCCGATAAACTTCACAGGTTGAGCATTGTATCTGCTCCCAATCTTAAGTACTTGTATATAGAAAGATGCAGGGGGCTGCAACATCTACAAATCTCCTCTTCCGTGGAAAATCTTggtacaatagaaataaatggtGGTGTTAATTTTGAAAGCGTCAACGTATCTGCCCCAAATCTCTCCCACATAATTCTTGGCATACAATCTCAGGTCTTCAAATTCGACGCTTATGTCACCCtgcttaatcaaatcaaaagaCTTAGTATTGAT GTTTACGCGGATATGATTTCAGCAGCATTTCGTCAAATTCCTGAGTTTAGCAAGCTTGCACATTTGGAATTGATAATGGATAATTGTTCCAAAATTACACCAATTCGCTGTTTGCTGGATATTCTAAGGGCAGCTCCTATTTTGAAAACTTTCTCATTCCAG GATAACAAACTTTCTGGACATCCCGCGAAAGATAATGCCTTAGag TGGTTGCATGTGCATATACCTAAGAAGGTGGAGTTGGATCAGAACCATGCATGTGACTATCTTAAGGTGGTGAAGTTTGATAACTTTGCTGGGTGCAAATATGAAGTTGAAGTTTTGTTGCATTTACTCGAGTATGCTGTGTCAGTGGAGAAAATATTCATTGGCCTTATGGATTCAAGTACTTGGAGAGACCCAGAAGAGTGGGGGCATGACTATGAAGATAAATTTGATAATCAATATGAAGAACTCTGTATCGAGTGTGCCCAGCAATTGAAGACCCAAATACTCCAAATGCATCCCAATGTGGATGTAATTATAGCCTAA
- the LOC132799247 gene encoding F-box/FBD/LRR-repeat protein At1g13570-like isoform X3, translated as MASKIYRNKYMASKIHRNKYTALKIPPSKCMLWRRLMSKGKTRKKGQILSAGPNKYVLDRLKEEVDEEDMISKLPWEILVSIMCLLSTDEAARMSVLSRRWRKIWNTSIRIMPRLSFFLDRGWFPDIRPRDLEKKMRKRIIEVHQVLKLHKAHTLYEFSLITFELTSRDSHHINAWLNFAAEKHVKELRLKLTSLMLYDASFIADNFHFLRVLYLEGIYITEDIVHRLFSNSPFLERFFLLNSDKLHRLSIVSAPNLKYLYIERCRGLQHLQISSSVENLGTIEINGGVNFESVNVSAPNLSHIILGIQSQVYADMISAAFRQIPEFSKLAHLELIMDNCSKITPIRCLLDILRAAPILKTFSFQDNKLSGHPAKDNALEWLHVHIPKKVELDQNHACDYLKVVKFDNFAGCKYEVEVLLHLLEYAVSVEKIFIGLMDSSTWRDPEEWGHDYEDKFDNQYEELCIECAQQLKTQILQMHPNVDVIIA; from the exons GGACAAATATTATCCGCCGGGCCAAATAAGTACGTGTTGGATAGGCTGAAG GAAGAGGTAGACGAGGAAGATATGATAAgtaaattaccgtgggaaattcTGGTATCAATTATGTGTTTGTTGAGCACAGATGAAGCAGCAAGAATGAGTGTTCTTTCTAGGCGATGGCGTAAGATTTGGAACACTTCCATTCGGATTATGCCTAGGTTGAGTTTTTTTTTGGACAGAGGGTGGTTTCCGGATATTAGGCCACGTGATTTGGAAAAGAAGATGAGGAAGAGGATAATTGAGGTGCATCAAGTATTGAAATTGCACAAGGCACATACTCTGTATGAGTTTTCATTAATTACTTTCGAATTGACATCACGGGACTCTCATCATATCAACGCATGGTTGAATTTCGCTGCGGAAAAACATGTCAAAGAGCTCAGGCTGAAGCTTACTTCTCTTATGCTTTATGACGCCAGTTTCATAGCTGATAATTTTCATTTCCTCAGGGTTTTGTATTTGGAGGGAATATACATCACTGAAGACATTGTTCACCGTTTATTCTCCAACTCTCCCTTTCTAGAACGTTTCTTTCTTTTGAATTCCGATAAACTTCACAGGTTGAGCATTGTATCTGCTCCCAATCTTAAGTACTTGTATATAGAAAGATGCAGGGGGCTGCAACATCTACAAATCTCCTCTTCCGTGGAAAATCTTggtacaatagaaataaatggtGGTGTTAATTTTGAAAGCGTCAACGTATCTGCCCCAAATCTCTCCCACATAATTCTTGGCATACAATCTCAG GTTTACGCGGATATGATTTCAGCAGCATTTCGTCAAATTCCTGAGTTTAGCAAGCTTGCACATTTGGAATTGATAATGGATAATTGTTCCAAAATTACACCAATTCGCTGTTTGCTGGATATTCTAAGGGCAGCTCCTATTTTGAAAACTTTCTCATTCCAG GATAACAAACTTTCTGGACATCCCGCGAAAGATAATGCCTTAGag TGGTTGCATGTGCATATACCTAAGAAGGTGGAGTTGGATCAGAACCATGCATGTGACTATCTTAAGGTGGTGAAGTTTGATAACTTTGCTGGGTGCAAATATGAAGTTGAAGTTTTGTTGCATTTACTCGAGTATGCTGTGTCAGTGGAGAAAATATTCATTGGCCTTATGGATTCAAGTACTTGGAGAGACCCAGAAGAGTGGGGGCATGACTATGAAGATAAATTTGATAATCAATATGAAGAACTCTGTATCGAGTGTGCCCAGCAATTGAAGACCCAAATACTCCAAATGCATCCCAATGTGGATGTAATTATAGCCTAA